The Aquamicrobium sp. DNA segment CACCCGAAACGACGACCACGTCGCCGAACCCGATCCCGGCGCGCTCGACGCTATGGATGGCGTTGGCCAGCGGCTCGGCATAGCAGGCCGCCTTGTCGGACACCGCGTCCGGCACCTTGTGGACCACGGCGTTCGCCGGATAGATCATGTACTCGGCCCAGCCGCCGTCGCGCGTCACGCCGATCACCTCCGGCGCGTCGGAAAGGTGGTAGAGGCCGCGCTGGCGGAAGAAGTCGTTGCCGCGCGTGACGTTGAGCTCGGCCACGGCGCGCTGGCCGAGGGCCAGCCCGTGCAATTCGCCCGCGCCCTCGCCCAACTCGACCACGGTGCCGGTGAATTCATGGCCGGGCGTGAACGGAAACGCCAGCCGCCACGGCCCGCTCCCGTCCCACATCGCCCGGTCGGTGGCGCAGATGCCACTGGCGTCGACCCTGACCAGCACCTCGCCGGGCCCTGGAACCGGCACCGGCGCGTCGGCCACGAACCGGTGCTGCCGCCCGAACCCGAAGCAGCGCACCGCTTTCATCGTCGTTCCCATCGCGTGTTCTCCTCCCCTCCTCCGGCCCGCCCCGCGCGCGGCGGCGGGCCTCCTTCACCCCTATTCGCGCCCGCGCCCTGCCGAGCCGGCCAGCAGCGCCGCGGCGATGACGGCCGCGCCGCTCCAGAACAGTTCCGCCGAATAGCGGCGGATGCCGAGGATGTGCCATTCCGAGCACAGCGACATGGCGAGGGAGCACAGGTCCGAGGTCCGCAGCAGGCAGGCCACGGTCCTGTGCGGCGCCATGCCGGTGCTGGCGATCACCTGGCCGTAGACCACGGCCCACCATGCGACAGCGACGGCGACCAGCGCCGCGCCGAGGATTTCCAACGCCGGGACGAGGCGCGGCGGAAGGGACATGCCGGGCTTCATCCGCCATATCCCATGATCGCCAGAATATCGTGGCGCAGCCGCACGATCTCGCCGTCCTCGCGCCGCCGCGGATGCGGCAGGCCGACGGCGATGTCGGCCTTGATCCGCGCCGGCCGGTCGGAAAGCACGATCACCCGGTTGGCGAGGAGCAGCGCCTCCTCCACGTCGTGGGTGACGAGAAGCGCGGTGTAGCCAGCCTCCTGCCACAGCTTCAGAAGCTCGTCCTGCATGGCGAGCCGCGTCAGCGAGTCGAGCTTGCCGAGCGGCTCGTCGAGCAGGAGCAGGAGCGGGTCGTTGACCAGCGCGCGGGCGAGCGCGGCGCGCTGCGCCATGCCGCCGGAGAGCTGGTGCGGATAGGCCCCGGCGAAGGCGGAAAGCCCGACGAGGGCGAGCGCGGCGTCGATGCGCGCCTGCGCCTGCACTGCAACGCCGCGCGCCTGCGGCCCGGTGGCGACGTTGTCGCGCACGCTGCGCCAGGGAAACAGCGTCGGGTCCTGGAACACCAGCACGCGCGACGGGTCAGGGCCGGCGATGGCCGCGCCGTTCGCCAGCACCGCGCCGGCGGCCGGCGCATCGAGGCCGGCGGCGAGCCGCAGGAGGGTCGACTTGCCGCAGCCCGAAGGCCCGAGCAGCGCGACGAAATCGCCGGGCGCGATGTCGAGGTCTATCCCTTCCAGCACCGGCAGCGGCGCGCCGTCGAGGCGGAACGCGTGCGAGACGCCGCGGAACGACAGGGAAAGCCCCGCCTCCGCCGCCGCGCCGACAGGCTGCGATGCGGGCGCGGCTACCATTGCACCACCCCCTTCTGCCACGCCAGCACGCGGTCGCGCACGACAAAGAGCAGCTTGACCAGCCCGGAGCACAGCAGCGCCATGATGATGAGCATGGCGTAGACATTGGCGTAGGCCGAATAGGCGGTCTGGAACTGGAGATACCAGCCGAGGCCGTATTTCGCCCCCAGCATCTCGGCCACCACCAGCACGGCGAAGGAATAATAAAGGCCCATGAAAAGGCCGACGAAGACGTTGGGCAGCGCGGCCGGGATGGCGACGCGCAGGACGAGGAAGCGGCTGCCCGCCCCCAGCATGCGCGCGACATCGTAGTAGGCGCGGTTGACCTGGTTGACGCCCGACGCCGTCAGGATCGCCACCGGAATGCCGGAGGCGAGCGCCACGAGGAAGATCGAGGCCTGGAAGGTGGACGGGAACAGGAAGAAGGTCGCCGGGATCCACGCGCTAGCCGGCACCGGCCCGATGAGCTTCAGGAGCGGCATGCCCCAGTAGGAAAAGCCGCGCGACCAGCCGAGCCCGACACCGATGACGAAGCCGACGGCAATGCCGGAGAAGAAGCCCAGCGTCCAAAGCCGCGCCGTATAGGCGATGCAGATCGCGATACGCTCCCAGTCGACGATGTAGACGTGAAGCAGCCCGTGCGGCGGCGAGAAGAACGGCTTCGGCAGCCAGCCGAGCTTGGCAGTCACCAGCTCCCACAGCGCGAACCAGACGCCGAGCGCGATCATCCACGGGCCGTAATAGGCGACGGCGTCGCGCGAGCGGCCCAGCCTGTCGATGCCGAACGCCAAGAGGACGAAGATCGCCGCTCCGGCGACGAGCAGGCCGGCGAAGATGTCGCGGCTGCCCCACGGGATGATGTCGGGCAGGCCGAGGGTGATGCCCGCCGCCGTCAGCCACGTCGCTGCGGCCCAAAGCCCGGGCCACCATAGCGATTGCGCGAGCGCGGGCGGGGCATAGCCCCCGCCCGCCGCGCCGGTTTCCGTCACCGTGCTCACCGATGCTTCCCTCGCGGTCAGGCGAGGATGTCGACCGTGACGCGCTCGGCGAGTTCGCGCCGGTCGGTCGTCGGGTCGAGCACCGTGATGAGCGCGAGGTCGTCCGCCGCCCACTCCACCTGATCGACCAGCGCCTTGCCGATCGGGTGGTTGTGGTTGTCCCACGAGGCGATGTTGTCGCGGATGTCCTCGAACGGGAAGCCGGGATTGAGGTTCTTGACGAACCAGTCGGCGACCCGGTCGGGGTCGGCGGCCGCCAGCTCGTGCAGCTCGATATTGGCCTCGGCCAGCCGGCGCACGGCGTCGCGGTTGGCCTCGAGGAACTTCGCGTTGACGCCGAGCACGCAGCACACCGCGCCGTCGAACACGCCGCTCTGGGTGTTGTAGACTTCCGTCAAATCGAACTTCTTCTTGTGGGCGTAGGCCCATGGATCGAGATGGGCGAGCGCGTCGGCCTCGCCGCGCCCGACCACCTCGCCGACGAGGTCGAACGGCACATTGAGCCATTCCACGTCGCGCTCGGGGTCGAGGCCGGCCTTGGCCAGCGCCACCTGGAACGAGTGCTTCGGCGGGCTGGCGACATCATAGGAGGCGATTTTCTTGCCCTTCAGGTCTTCCAGCTTCTCGATGCCGGACGACTTCGCGGCGAGAAGACGGGTGCAGCCGCCATGCGAGCCGACGAACAGCCTGACATCCAGCCCCTGCTCCAGCGGCTTGACCCAGTCGTAGAGCAGGCCCGCGCCCGCGTCGGTCTTGTCGGTGGCGATGGACTGGATCAGCGTCTGACCGCTCGCGCCCTGATAGAACAGCTCGACGTCGAGGCCGTGCCTGGCATAGACGCCTTCGGCGACGCCGAACGCCACCGGCGAGTGGCAGGCGGCGAACTCGGTCCATGACAGGCGCAGCTTCGTCGCGTTGCCTGCCGTGGCGTGGCCCCGCAGCGGGTTGGCGAGGAGCCCGCCCGCCACCGCCGCCGCGCCGAGGGCGCCGGCCGTGCCGATGAACCCGCGCCGGGAGATTCCCGCCGCACCCGTCTTTCCTGGAAGTCTGTCGCTCATGTCGTTGTCCTTTCGTCGATGGGAATGGCTCACGCCTTGTCGAGCGCCTGGGCGAGGTCGAGGATGATGTCG contains these protein-coding regions:
- a CDS encoding ABC transporter ATP-binding protein, whose translation is MVAAPASQPVGAAAEAGLSLSFRGVSHAFRLDGAPLPVLEGIDLDIAPGDFVALLGPSGCGKSTLLRLAAGLDAPAAGAVLANGAAIAGPDPSRVLVFQDPTLFPWRSVRDNVATGPQARGVAVQAQARIDAALALVGLSAFAGAYPHQLSGGMAQRAALARALVNDPLLLLLDEPLGKLDSLTRLAMQDELLKLWQEAGYTALLVTHDVEEALLLANRVIVLSDRPARIKADIAVGLPHPRRREDGEIVRLRHDILAIMGYGG
- a CDS encoding ABC transporter substrate-binding protein; protein product: MSDRLPGKTGAAGISRRGFIGTAGALGAAAVAGGLLANPLRGHATAGNATKLRLSWTEFAACHSPVAFGVAEGVYARHGLDVELFYQGASGQTLIQSIATDKTDAGAGLLYDWVKPLEQGLDVRLFVGSHGGCTRLLAAKSSGIEKLEDLKGKKIASYDVASPPKHSFQVALAKAGLDPERDVEWLNVPFDLVGEVVGRGEADALAHLDPWAYAHKKKFDLTEVYNTQSGVFDGAVCCVLGVNAKFLEANRDAVRRLAEANIELHELAAADPDRVADWFVKNLNPGFPFEDIRDNIASWDNHNHPIGKALVDQVEWAADDLALITVLDPTTDRRELAERVTVDILA
- a CDS encoding ABC transporter permease, translating into MSTVTETGAAGGGYAPPALAQSLWWPGLWAAATWLTAAGITLGLPDIIPWGSRDIFAGLLVAGAAIFVLLAFGIDRLGRSRDAVAYYGPWMIALGVWFALWELVTAKLGWLPKPFFSPPHGLLHVYIVDWERIAICIAYTARLWTLGFFSGIAVGFVIGVGLGWSRGFSYWGMPLLKLIGPVPASAWIPATFFLFPSTFQASIFLVALASGIPVAILTASGVNQVNRAYYDVARMLGAGSRFLVLRVAIPAALPNVFVGLFMGLYYSFAVLVVAEMLGAKYGLGWYLQFQTAYSAYANVYAMLIIMALLCSGLVKLLFVVRDRVLAWQKGVVQW
- a CDS encoding alcohol dehydrogenase catalytic domain-containing protein; translated protein: MGTTMKAVRCFGFGRQHRFVADAPVPVPGPGEVLVRVDASGICATDRAMWDGSGPWRLAFPFTPGHEFTGTVVELGEGAGELHGLALGQRAVAELNVTRGNDFFRQRGLYHLSDAPEVIGVTRDGGWAEYMIYPANAVVHKVPDAVSDKAACYAEPLANAIHSVERAGIGFGDVVVVSGAGPLGLGMLQAARLRTPRKLILVNPGAAKRALGLRLGADLVFHPDDPALKAAVADLTGGRGADVFLEASGHTEAFQAGLDLIRKRGTIVVSGVYRRKAEIDLNALGEFKELNILGSRLAPFTYAVALDLMARGLIDGEACVTQVYPLEAFEEALDRQPIPGVLQVKVIFDPRL